Proteins from a single region of Streptomyces vinaceus:
- a CDS encoding response regulator transcription factor — protein sequence MTKVLVLHSVSLVRSALAALLRSEGPFDVTSAGWRSAARQSESLRPDVTVVDLDCPGATAVFSCDKRADHQVLAPPAPVLVLASTGAPGLLHRAFRAEARGYVDKDGSPGRLVRAVRKVAAGERFIDASLASAFMEADPVPLSPRELSVLTRAAEGDSIAEIARTLHLASGTVRNYMAAATRKTGARNLIDAIRISRRAGWV from the coding sequence ATGACGAAGGTCCTCGTCCTGCACAGCGTCAGCCTGGTCAGGTCGGCCCTGGCCGCACTTCTGAGATCCGAGGGGCCGTTCGACGTCACGTCGGCGGGGTGGCGGTCCGCGGCCCGCCAGAGCGAGTCGTTACGACCAGACGTGACGGTCGTCGACCTCGACTGTCCGGGGGCGACGGCCGTCTTCTCCTGCGACAAGCGCGCGGACCACCAGGTCCTCGCACCCCCGGCCCCGGTCCTGGTGCTCGCCTCGACCGGCGCGCCCGGGCTGCTGCACCGCGCGTTCCGCGCCGAGGCGCGCGGCTACGTCGACAAGGACGGCTCGCCGGGGCGGCTCGTACGGGCGGTCCGGAAGGTCGCCGCGGGGGAACGCTTCATCGACGCCTCGCTGGCCTCCGCGTTCATGGAGGCCGACCCCGTGCCCCTGAGCCCGCGGGAGCTGAGCGTGCTGACCCGGGCTGCGGAAGGCGATTCGATCGCCGAGATCGCCCGTACGCTGCACCTGGCGAGCGGGACGGTACGCAACTACATGGCCGCGGCGACCCGTAAGACCGGTGCGCGCAACCTCATCGACGCGATCCGGATATCCCGGCGGGCCGGCTGGGTCTGA
- a CDS encoding ATP-binding cassette domain-containing protein: MGPGGPEGRRFLRGRKGAVGRLAAWSLLESAHTFLGGYGVARALDDGFLAGRTAAGLGWLAAAGAGALLGGFALRGVFAALADLVEPLRDGLVRRAVRQALDRAVADPAAAGDTGAVSRLTQQTEMARDSFAGLVLTARSFVFTAVGALAGMAALAPVLLLVVLPPLLLGLAAFLATLRPLAAVQRRSLDTDEALADRVGTLAGGLRDIAACGGRAAAQARVEPLIAAQERLARTLAGWAALRTLALGTAGRLPVVALLAATPWLLGRGITAGTLAGGLTYLVQSLLPALNSLMTALGSAGTRLLVVLERFAAPVAPDPAGHGPVTPDRPPPLRPRTGAAAELRGVTFAYGPGAAPVLDDLDLVVRPGEHLAVVGPSGIGKSTLTALLAGMLAPDAGSVLVAGEAARREPPRGAAGPDPRRTLLPQQAYVFTGTVRENLTHLAAAPGAPGPGDADVRRAVGALGLDDLVAKLGGLDAEVSPRLLSRGESQQLALAAAYLSPAPLLLLDEATCHLDPAAEERAERALAERGGTLVVVAHRVSSAARADRVLVLDGTRAVCGTHEELPARSALYRDLVGRWHRAPDE, from the coding sequence CTGGGCCCGGGTGGCCCCGAGGGCCGGCGGTTCCTGCGCGGCCGCAAAGGGGCCGTCGGCCGGCTCGCGGCATGGTCGCTCCTGGAGTCCGCGCACACCTTCCTCGGCGGCTACGGCGTGGCCCGCGCCCTCGACGACGGGTTCCTCGCCGGCCGCACCGCCGCCGGTCTCGGCTGGCTGGCCGCGGCCGGAGCCGGAGCGCTGCTCGGCGGGTTCGCACTGCGCGGTGTGTTCGCCGCCCTCGCGGACCTCGTGGAACCGCTGCGGGACGGACTGGTCCGGCGGGCGGTGCGGCAGGCGCTGGACCGGGCGGTCGCCGACCCCGCGGCCGCCGGCGACACCGGCGCCGTGTCCCGGCTGACCCAGCAGACGGAGATGGCCCGGGACTCCTTCGCGGGGCTGGTCCTGACGGCGCGTTCGTTCGTGTTCACCGCCGTGGGGGCCCTCGCCGGGATGGCCGCCCTCGCGCCCGTGCTGCTGCTGGTCGTCCTGCCGCCCCTGCTGCTGGGCCTGGCGGCCTTCCTGGCCACGCTGCGCCCCCTGGCCGCCGTACAGCGCCGGTCCCTGGACACCGACGAGGCGCTGGCCGACCGGGTGGGGACGCTGGCCGGGGGCCTGCGCGACATCGCGGCCTGCGGCGGACGGGCCGCAGCTCAAGCCCGGGTGGAGCCCCTGATCGCCGCCCAGGAGCGGCTGGCACGCACCCTCGCGGGCTGGGCGGCCCTGCGCACCCTGGCCCTGGGCACGGCCGGCCGGCTGCCCGTCGTCGCACTGCTCGCGGCGACGCCCTGGCTGCTGGGCCGCGGGATCACCGCCGGAACGCTGGCCGGCGGCCTCACGTACCTGGTGCAGTCCCTGCTGCCCGCCCTCAACTCCCTGATGACCGCGCTGGGTTCCGCCGGAACCCGGCTGCTCGTGGTCCTCGAACGCTTCGCCGCTCCGGTGGCGCCGGACCCGGCCGGCCACGGCCCCGTGACACCGGACCGGCCCCCGCCGCTCCGGCCGCGGACCGGCGCCGCCGCCGAGCTCCGGGGCGTCACCTTCGCCTACGGCCCCGGCGCGGCTCCCGTACTCGACGACCTCGACCTGGTGGTGCGCCCGGGGGAGCACCTGGCGGTGGTCGGACCGAGCGGAATCGGCAAGTCCACGCTCACCGCGCTGCTCGCCGGAATGCTGGCGCCCGACGCCGGATCGGTCCTCGTCGCCGGGGAGGCCGCCCGCCGTGAGCCGCCGAGGGGCGCCGCCGGCCCGGACCCCCGGCGGACCCTGCTGCCGCAGCAGGCCTACGTGTTCACCGGCACCGTACGGGAGAACCTGACCCACCTCGCCGCGGCCCCGGGCGCCCCCGGGCCGGGCGACGCGGACGTACGGCGAGCCGTCGGCGCCCTCGGGCTGGACGATCTGGTGGCGAAGCTCGGCGGCCTGGACGCCGAGGTGTCACCCCGGCTGCTGTCCCGGGGCGAGAGCCAGCAGCTCGCGCTCGCCGCCGCCTACCTCTCGCCCGCTCCGCTGCTGCTGCTCGACGAGGCGACCTGCCACCTGGACCCGGCGGCCGAGGAGCGTGCGGAACGGGCCCTCGCGGAGCGCGGCGGCACCCTCGTCGTCGTGGCCCACCGCGTCTCGTCCGCGGCCCGGGCGGACCGGGTCCTCGTCCTCGACGGGACCCGCGCCGTCTGCGGCACACATGAAGAACTCCCCGCCAGGTCAGCCTTGTACCGCGATCTGGTGGGGAGGTGGCACCGGGCGCCCGACGAGTGA
- a CDS encoding ABC transporter ATP-binding protein produces the protein MSPPDAEAGTAQAAAMARTADRALVAAARHSAGRTAAVLGCTLGAAAAALAEPAVLGHALDLLLRRAPAGPAWTLLCAAVIAAEVLLDAAAARLSGEVDGRSTARLRRLALARLLRTAPHHAARHTPGETAARLTAHATEAGKVPAAVAHAVAALLPPLGAVTALFLIDVWTALAFLVGIPFLVLLLRAFARDTHMSVARYQQVQLETAGRLTEALAGARTIAAAGTAERERARILARLPELGTEGRRMWQVYGATTARSSVLMPLLLYAVLAVGGIRLSAGAIGVGELLAAVRYAGLAAGIGAVTGGLAAVVRGRSAARRTAALLALPELGHGRAGLPEDGPGTLELEGVRVVREGATVLHDISLVIPGGATVAVVGRSGAGKTLFAAVAGRLTDPDAGRVLLDGVPLPELTAEALRREVGYAFDRPVLLGETVGEAIAFGAEPDPGPEAVRAAARAAGADLFVRRLPHAYGTHLADAPMSGGEVQRLGLARAFAHAGRLLVLDDATSSLDTVTAREVERALAREIRPGTRIVVAHRLSSAARADLVVWLEDGRVRATGTHEELWRHEPAYRAVFGAADTHRDADRGGEPDAELDAEREAAR, from the coding sequence ATGAGCCCCCCCGACGCGGAGGCCGGTACGGCGCAGGCCGCGGCCATGGCACGCACCGCCGACCGGGCCCTCGTGGCGGCGGCCCGGCACAGCGCCGGGCGGACCGCCGCCGTCCTCGGATGCACGCTGGGCGCCGCCGCGGCGGCGCTCGCCGAACCCGCCGTCCTCGGCCACGCCCTCGACCTGCTGCTGCGCCGCGCCCCGGCGGGCCCCGCCTGGACCCTGCTGTGCGCCGCGGTCATCGCGGCCGAGGTGCTCCTGGACGCGGCCGCCGCCCGCTTGAGCGGCGAGGTCGACGGCCGCTCGACCGCCCGCCTGCGCCGCCTCGCGCTCGCCCGGCTGCTGCGGACGGCCCCGCACCACGCGGCCCGCCACACACCCGGCGAGACGGCGGCCCGGCTGACCGCACACGCCACCGAGGCCGGCAAGGTCCCGGCCGCCGTCGCGCACGCCGTCGCGGCGCTGCTGCCGCCGCTCGGCGCGGTGACCGCCCTCTTCCTCATCGACGTGTGGACGGCGCTCGCCTTCCTCGTCGGCATCCCGTTCCTGGTGCTCCTGCTGCGCGCCTTCGCCCGCGACACCCACATGAGCGTCGCCCGCTACCAGCAGGTCCAGCTGGAGACCGCCGGCCGGCTGACCGAGGCGCTGGCCGGGGCCCGTACGATCGCCGCAGCCGGCACCGCGGAGCGCGAACGCGCCCGGATCCTGGCCCGGTTGCCCGAGCTGGGCACCGAGGGCCGGCGGATGTGGCAGGTGTACGGCGCCACCACGGCCCGCTCGTCCGTCCTCATGCCGCTGCTCCTGTACGCGGTCCTGGCCGTCGGCGGCATCCGCCTGTCGGCCGGGGCCATCGGCGTCGGCGAGCTCCTCGCCGCCGTACGGTACGCGGGCCTCGCGGCCGGCATCGGCGCCGTGACCGGCGGCCTCGCGGCCGTGGTCCGGGGCCGGTCCGCGGCCCGGCGGACCGCCGCCCTCCTGGCCCTGCCCGAGCTGGGCCACGGCCGGGCGGGGCTGCCGGAGGACGGCCCCGGCACCCTGGAACTGGAGGGCGTACGGGTCGTGCGCGAGGGGGCGACGGTCCTGCACGACATCAGCCTGGTGATCCCCGGAGGCGCCACCGTGGCCGTGGTGGGCCGCTCGGGCGCCGGCAAGACCCTGTTCGCCGCCGTGGCCGGCCGGCTCACCGACCCCGACGCGGGCCGGGTGCTGCTGGACGGGGTGCCCCTGCCGGAGCTGACCGCCGAGGCACTGCGCCGCGAGGTCGGGTACGCCTTCGACCGGCCCGTGCTGCTCGGGGAGACGGTCGGCGAGGCGATCGCGTTCGGCGCGGAGCCGGATCCCGGGCCGGAAGCGGTGCGCGCCGCCGCCCGCGCGGCGGGGGCCGACCTGTTCGTACGGCGCCTGCCGCACGCGTACGGCACCCACCTCGCCGACGCCCCGATGTCGGGAGGAGAGGTGCAACGGCTCGGGCTGGCGCGGGCGTTCGCCCACGCGGGCCGGCTCCTGGTGCTGGACGACGCCACCTCCAGCCTCGACACCGTCACGGCCCGGGAGGTGGAGCGGGCCCTCGCCCGCGAGATCCGGCCGGGCACCCGGATCGTGGTCGCGCACCGCCTCTCGTCCGCGGCCCGCGCCGATCTCGTCGTATGGCTGGAGGACGGGCGGGTACGGGCGACCGGAACCCACGAAGAGCTGTGGCGGCACGAGCCCGCCTACCGGGCGGTGTTCGGCGCCGCCGACACGCACCGGGACGCGGATCGGGGCGGGGAACCGGACGCGGAGCTGGACGCCGAGCGGGAGGCGGCGCGGTGA
- a CDS encoding SapB/AmfS family lanthipeptide produces MTLLDLQSMETPKEEATEVAMTGGGSRASLLLCGDSSLSVTTCN; encoded by the coding sequence ATGACCCTTCTTGACCTGCAGTCGATGGAGACCCCGAAGGAAGAGGCCACCGAGGTCGCGATGACCGGCGGCGGCAGCCGCGCCAGCCTGCTCCTGTGCGGGGACAGCAGCCTGAGCGTCACGACCTGTAACTGA